One window from the genome of Bacillus kexueae encodes:
- a CDS encoding MBL fold metallo-hydrolase, translated as MKVTKVKSLYQLSFLPRTFPVNCYVMEEEKELFLFDAALPYSHRGIGSFAKKLGKPITKIFLTHAHEDHVGALDQVKRAFPEAKVYCSHLDALWLNGDVTRINEVIDTPIRGGVPKNIKTIPDHTLQEGDEIGSLLTIETPGHTPGSLSFFDQRTNALIVGDAFQTRGGIAVAGKVKPLFPFPAWATWDRQEAVKSAEKLLTYEASILAVGHGKMLEQPLGKMKQSIKEALRT; from the coding sequence ATGAAGGTCACGAAGGTGAAATCACTGTATCAGCTATCGTTTCTACCGAGAACGTTTCCGGTTAACTGTTATGTGATGGAGGAAGAAAAGGAATTGTTTCTATTCGATGCGGCATTGCCATATAGTCACCGAGGGATCGGCTCGTTCGCAAAAAAATTAGGGAAGCCCATTACGAAAATCTTTTTAACGCATGCGCACGAAGACCATGTCGGGGCGCTTGATCAAGTTAAACGAGCGTTTCCTGAAGCAAAGGTTTATTGCTCGCATTTAGATGCATTATGGCTAAATGGAGATGTGACACGCATTAATGAAGTAATTGATACTCCCATTCGCGGGGGAGTTCCGAAAAACATCAAAACAATACCGGATCATACTCTTCAAGAAGGCGATGAAATCGGTTCACTTCTCACGATTGAAACACCCGGTCATACCCCCGGTTCCCTGTCATTTTTTGACCAGCGTACGAACGCTCTAATTGTTGGCGATGCCTTTCAAACAAGAGGCGGAATCGCTGTTGCAGGAAAGGTGAAGCCACTATTCCCATTTCCAGCATGGGCGACATGGGACCGACAAGAAGCCGTGAAAAGTGCCGAAAAGCTCTTAACCTATGAAGCAAGCATACTAGCAGTTGGGCACGGAAAAATGCTAGAACAACCGTTGGGAAAAATGAAGCAAAGCATCAAAGAAGCATTGCGGACGTAA
- a CDS encoding AbgT family transporter translates to MSTASNAEKKGFVTRSLDWIERVGNKLPHPITLFFIFAGLVVLASALFSSLGVSVDDPASETGKLEVFNLLSKEGIQYMFESAVSNFTGFAPLGTVLVTMLGIGLAERTGLISAALKALVTSVPKQLITAALVFGGVMSSMAADAGYVVLTPLGAVLFAGLGRHPLAGLAAAFAGVSGGFSANLLLTSLDPLLGGLTIEAAAILDPAYAEQMNYAMNYYFMIASVFLLTIVGTIVTEKVIEPRLGKYEGDVTEEVDHLKPIEKKGLWAALISIIVTSVFLILLAIPGFGPLGGEGKFVDSPFLKNLVPVLLIFFLIPGLVYGIVTKEIKNDKDVANHLGETMSTMGMYIVLAFAAGQFVAYFNHTNLGRILAISGADFLDKIGFTGLPLAIAFMIVTGFINLFIGSASAKWAIMAPVFVPIMMQFGYSPEFTQTLYRIADSTTNIISPLMPYFAIVIAFAQKYDKRVGIGTLISTMLPYSIAFSIVWTVVLIIWMLIGLPIGPGAPVYYGG, encoded by the coding sequence ATGAGCACTGCATCAAACGCGGAGAAAAAAGGCTTCGTTACGCGCTCCCTTGATTGGATTGAGCGTGTTGGAAACAAACTTCCGCATCCAATTACATTGTTTTTCATTTTCGCAGGATTAGTTGTATTAGCTTCTGCACTTTTCTCATCTCTTGGTGTATCTGTAGATGATCCTGCCTCTGAAACAGGGAAACTAGAAGTATTCAACCTGTTAAGTAAAGAAGGAATTCAATACATGTTCGAAAGTGCCGTTTCGAACTTCACGGGCTTCGCTCCACTCGGTACCGTTCTTGTGACGATGCTAGGGATTGGACTTGCTGAGCGCACTGGACTGATTAGCGCGGCATTAAAAGCTCTTGTTACTTCAGTACCGAAGCAATTAATTACTGCAGCTCTTGTATTCGGTGGAGTTATGTCATCGATGGCTGCAGATGCTGGTTATGTTGTATTAACGCCACTTGGAGCCGTATTATTCGCAGGGTTAGGTCGCCATCCGTTAGCTGGTTTAGCTGCGGCTTTCGCTGGTGTATCCGGTGGATTCAGTGCGAACCTACTATTAACATCACTTGATCCGCTTCTTGGTGGATTAACGATTGAAGCGGCTGCGATCCTTGATCCAGCTTACGCTGAGCAAATGAACTATGCGATGAACTATTATTTCATGATCGCATCTGTGTTCCTTTTAACCATTGTTGGTACGATTGTGACAGAGAAAGTAATTGAACCTCGCTTAGGAAAATATGAGGGAGATGTAACAGAAGAAGTAGACCATTTAAAACCTATTGAGAAAAAAGGATTATGGGCTGCACTTATTTCTATTATTGTCACTTCCGTTTTCTTAATTTTATTAGCAATTCCAGGTTTTGGACCACTTGGTGGAGAAGGCAAATTTGTTGATTCTCCATTCTTAAAGAACTTAGTACCTGTTCTCTTAATCTTCTTCTTAATCCCGGGTCTTGTATACGGTATTGTAACGAAGGAGATTAAAAACGATAAAGATGTCGCAAACCATCTTGGTGAGACGATGTCAACAATGGGTATGTATATCGTGTTAGCCTTTGCAGCAGGTCAATTCGTTGCATACTTCAATCACACAAACCTTGGTCGTATTTTAGCGATTTCAGGTGCTGACTTCTTAGATAAAATCGGTTTTACAGGGCTTCCATTAGCGATTGCCTTTATGATTGTTACTGGTTTCATTAACTTATTCATCGGTAGTGCGTCAGCAAAATGGGCGATTATGGCTCCGGTATTCGTTCCGATTATGATGCAATTCGGTTATTCACCAGAATTCACTCAAACGTTATACCGTATTGCTGACTCAACAACTAACATCATTTCACCGTTAATGCCATACTTTGCAATCGTAATTGCGTTTGCGCAAAAGTATGACAAACGTGTTGGAATTGGTACATTAATTTCTACGATGCTTCCATATTCGATCGCATTCTCAATCGTATGGACAGTCGTATTAATTATCTGGATGCTTATTGGTTTACCAATTGGACCTGGCGCGCCAGTATACTACGGTGGTTAA
- a CDS encoding YhgE/Pip domain-containing protein — protein sequence MTLLKNKQVLLSPIIAFAVIFLFALTLFPSVQPEPKNLPIAIVNEDEGVELPNQSTMNMGDTMVEMILTNTPSTSDEEPLVKWVSVVSLEEVQKGMDDQAYYAALVIPSDFSKMQASLRTHSPSAAELHIYINQGMNTAAATIASQVLNGVVDNVSNNVRTQLLTQFEQQGAMLSVKQAEALATPITKVVTNVHEVGPNSANGNAPVSMFQPLWMASLASAALIFIVSTKMGSTNRKETFLMKLAQISIGVVTSFVIGFGLTWLADVMVGFHIPQFMDTALFLTIAAFSFYVMILAVLSLIGFKGMPIFVLLLFFGAPLLAMAPEMLSPFYRDWIHSWLPMRFMVDGLRELFFFGKPLSWNSSLSTLVWIGIGSIAVIVSTRVKKSEVIHEKIEG from the coding sequence ATGACCTTATTGAAAAATAAGCAAGTGTTGTTGTCACCAATTATTGCTTTTGCCGTTATTTTTTTATTTGCATTAACTCTTTTTCCTTCGGTACAACCTGAACCGAAAAATTTGCCGATTGCCATTGTTAATGAAGATGAAGGAGTCGAATTGCCGAATCAGTCAACAATGAACATGGGAGATACGATGGTAGAGATGATTTTAACGAACACGCCTAGTACTTCCGATGAAGAACCACTCGTCAAATGGGTAAGTGTAGTATCTCTTGAAGAAGTGCAAAAAGGGATGGATGATCAAGCATATTATGCGGCACTTGTCATTCCAAGTGATTTTAGCAAAATGCAGGCAAGCTTACGAACTCATTCACCCTCTGCTGCTGAACTTCACATTTATATTAACCAAGGGATGAACACAGCAGCGGCAACAATTGCCAGCCAAGTACTTAATGGAGTGGTAGACAATGTGTCGAATAACGTACGTACACAATTATTGACACAGTTTGAGCAACAAGGTGCAATGCTTAGTGTAAAACAAGCAGAAGCTTTAGCAACGCCGATTACAAAAGTTGTGACGAATGTTCATGAAGTTGGACCAAATAGTGCAAACGGAAATGCTCCTGTTTCCATGTTCCAGCCACTTTGGATGGCAAGTTTAGCAAGTGCAGCACTCATTTTTATTGTATCGACTAAGATGGGAAGTACGAACCGGAAAGAAACCTTCCTAATGAAACTAGCACAAATCTCAATTGGAGTTGTCACTTCATTTGTGATCGGCTTTGGTTTAACGTGGCTTGCGGATGTAATGGTAGGGTTTCATATTCCACAATTTATGGATACAGCACTGTTTTTAACTATTGCTGCTTTTAGCTTTTATGTTATGATTTTAGCCGTTCTATCACTAATCGGGTTTAAAGGGATGCCAATCTTCGTGTTATTGCTATTTTTTGGCGCTCCGCTTCTTGCGATGGCCCCTGAGATGTTGTCGCCATTTTACCGCGATTGGATACACTCATGGTTACCAATGCGCTTTATGGTTGATGGCTTGCGGGAGTTATTTTTCTTCGGAAAACCATTATCTTGGAACTCTTCTCTTTCCACGCTCGTGTGGATTGGTATCGGTAGTATCGCCGTCATCGTATCTACTCGTGTAAAGAAAAGTGAAGTCATTCATGAAAAGATTGAGGGATAA